A section of the Enterobacter sp. C2 genome encodes:
- the cutA gene encoding divalent cation tolerance protein CutA: MNTPDAVVVLCTAPDEATAQDLAAKVLADKLAACVTILPGATSLYYWEGKLEQEYEVQMLLKSTAAHQEALLACLKSHHPYQTPELLVLPVAHGDNDYLSWLNASLR, encoded by the coding sequence ATGAATACGCCTGATGCCGTCGTTGTGCTCTGTACTGCCCCGGATGAAGCTACCGCCCAGGACCTGGCGGCGAAAGTGCTGGCGGATAAACTCGCCGCCTGCGTGACGATTTTGCCCGGTGCTACTTCGCTCTACTACTGGGAAGGTAAGCTGGAGCAGGAGTATGAAGTCCAGATGCTGCTGAAAAGCACCGCCGCCCATCAGGAGGCGCTGCTGGCCTGCCTGAAATCGCACCATCCGTATCAAACCCCCGAACTATTAGTGCTGCCCGTCGCACATGGAGACAATGATTACCTCTCATGGCTCAACGCATCCTTACGTTAA
- a CDS encoding protein-disulfide reductase DsbD yields the protein MAQRILTLILLFCSMSAFAGLFDAPGSGKFVPADSAFTFDFQQNEHDLMLNWQIKEGYYLYRQQISVTPAQAEIAPLQLPKGESHKDEFFGTSEIYRQRLSLPVTVRSANKTATLTVTYQGCAAAGFCYPPETKVVPVSEVQPLAHSEPDQSSPVTAAPALPFSALWALLIGIGIAFTPCVLPMYPLISGIVLGGKARLSTGRALLLTVLYVQGMALTYTALGLVVAAAGLQFQAALQHPYVLVGLSVIFTLLALSMFGLFTLQLPSSVQTRLSLMSNRQQGGSPGGVFAMGAIAGLICSPCTTAPLSAILLYIAQSGNLWLGGGTLYLYALGMGIPLILVTLFGNRLLPKSGPWMEQVKIAFGFAILALPVFLLERMLGETWGLRLWSLLAVAFFSWGFITCLGGTRRGIRVLQIVLLGAALVSAKPLQDWAFGVSTSVPQAHLNFTRIASVDELNQALAQAKGKPVMLDLYADWCVACKEFEKYTFSDPQVQAALKETVLLQADVTANSAEDAALLRHLGVPGLPTILFFDAQGNAQPAQRVAGFMDAEAFSRHLRNRQP from the coding sequence ATGGCTCAACGCATCCTTACGTTAATCCTGCTGTTTTGCAGTATGTCCGCCTTTGCCGGGTTGTTTGACGCGCCCGGCTCCGGGAAGTTTGTTCCCGCAGATAGCGCGTTTACCTTCGATTTTCAGCAAAATGAGCACGACCTGATGCTCAACTGGCAGATCAAAGAGGGCTACTACCTCTATCGCCAGCAGATCAGCGTCACGCCCGCGCAGGCGGAGATCGCCCCGCTCCAGCTCCCGAAAGGGGAGAGTCACAAAGATGAATTCTTTGGCACCAGCGAAATCTATCGCCAGCGGCTCAGCCTGCCGGTGACGGTGCGTTCGGCTAACAAAACGGCGACGCTTACCGTCACCTACCAGGGCTGCGCGGCGGCGGGCTTCTGCTATCCGCCGGAGACGAAGGTCGTGCCGGTCAGTGAGGTGCAGCCGCTGGCACATAGCGAGCCGGATCAATCTTCCCCTGTCACGGCCGCGCCCGCGCTACCCTTCTCGGCGCTGTGGGCGCTGCTGATCGGCATTGGCATCGCCTTTACTCCCTGCGTGCTGCCGATGTACCCGCTCATCTCCGGCATCGTGCTGGGGGGCAAAGCGCGTCTCTCTACCGGACGAGCGCTGCTGCTGACCGTGCTCTATGTGCAGGGCATGGCCCTCACCTACACCGCGCTGGGCCTCGTTGTGGCCGCCGCCGGGCTACAGTTTCAGGCTGCGCTCCAGCATCCCTATGTCTTAGTTGGCCTGTCGGTGATTTTCACCCTGTTGGCGCTGTCGATGTTTGGTCTGTTCACCCTCCAGCTGCCGTCATCTGTTCAGACGCGCCTGAGCCTGATGAGCAATCGCCAGCAGGGCGGCTCGCCGGGCGGCGTCTTTGCGATGGGGGCCATCGCGGGGCTGATCTGCTCACCCTGCACCACCGCACCGCTCAGCGCTATTCTGCTCTATATCGCCCAGAGCGGTAACCTGTGGCTCGGCGGCGGCACCCTCTATCTTTATGCGCTCGGCATGGGCATCCCGCTGATCCTGGTGACCCTGTTCGGTAACCGCCTGCTGCCGAAAAGCGGCCCGTGGATGGAGCAGGTCAAAATCGCCTTTGGCTTTGCGATCCTTGCCCTGCCGGTATTTTTACTGGAGCGTATGTTGGGCGAGACGTGGGGCCTGCGCCTCTGGTCGCTGCTCGCCGTGGCGTTTTTCAGCTGGGGGTTTATCACCTGTTTGGGTGGTACTCGGCGTGGGATACGCGTGCTACAGATCGTCCTACTGGGCGCGGCGCTGGTCAGTGCGAAGCCGCTACAGGACTGGGCGTTTGGCGTTAGCACCTCCGTCCCGCAGGCGCACCTGAACTTTACCCGCATCGCCAGCGTGGATGAGCTGAACCAGGCCCTGGCACAAGCCAAGGGTAAACCGGTAATGCTCGACCTCTACGCCGACTGGTGCGTGGCCTGTAAAGAGTTTGAGAAGTACACCTTCAGCGATCCGCAGGTCCAGGCGGCGCTGAAGGAGACGGTGCTGCTGCAGGCGGACGTGACCGCCAACAGCGCCGAGGATGCCGCCCTGCTTCGCCATCTTGGCGTGCCGGGCCTGCCGACAATTCTGTTCTTTGACGCCCAGGGCAACGCGCAGCCTGCGCAACGGGTGGCAGGATTTATGGACGCGGAAGCATTTAGTAGACATTTGCGCAATCGCCAGCCATAA
- a CDS encoding transcriptional regulator translates to MQREDVLGKTLQWLELEGLAATTPEIIAERLNYPLDEFLRFWPDKEALHYDALRHLSQQVDAWRRQMLLNDELSKEQKLLARYTALTECVTNHRYPGCLFIAACTIYPDPAHPIHQLADQQKSAAYDYTHELLTALEVDDPAMVAKQMELVLEGCLSRMLVNRSQVDVDTAYRLAEDILRFAQCRMGGALT, encoded by the coding sequence GTGCAACGTGAAGACGTCTTAGGGAAAACATTGCAGTGGCTTGAGCTCGAAGGCCTTGCTGCCACGACGCCCGAAATTATCGCCGAACGTCTTAACTATCCATTGGACGAGTTTTTGCGCTTTTGGCCCGATAAAGAGGCGCTGCATTATGATGCGCTGCGCCACCTCAGCCAGCAGGTTGACGCCTGGCGCAGGCAGATGCTGTTAAACGATGAGCTAAGCAAAGAGCAGAAGCTGCTGGCCCGCTATACGGCGCTTACCGAGTGCGTCACCAACCATCGCTATCCGGGCTGCCTGTTCATTGCGGCCTGCACGATCTATCCGGATCCGGCTCACCCGATCCATCAGCTGGCGGATCAGCAAAAAAGTGCGGCATACGACTACACCCACGAACTGCTGACGGCGCTGGAGGTGGACGATCCGGCGATGGTCGCCAAGCAGATGGAGCTGGTGCTGGAAGGCTGCCTCAGCCGGATGCTGGTCAACCGTAGCCAGGTCGACGTTGATACCGCCTACCGGCTGGCAGAGGACATTCTTCGCTTTGCCCAGTGCCGCATGGGCGGCGCGCTGACCTGA
- a CDS encoding LysE family translocator, which yields MFYTWLPFMLFAFVASITPGPTNILILSSSQRFGVMATLPAVVSACVAASLIVLISGAGAGEALSHYPLVRTGMSWAGVLWLSWMSWQLFRAPATALEGEAQRPFSVRAAAMLQLINPKTWMMALAVVSLFAPHGAHPLREIAVMALLFLIISQLCLTVWAFGGRAVNQIFRTPASLVWFQRAMALCLLLSAWAGLLI from the coding sequence ATGTTCTATACCTGGTTGCCGTTTATGCTGTTTGCCTTCGTGGCATCGATCACCCCTGGCCCCACCAATATTTTAATCTTATCCAGCAGCCAGCGCTTCGGCGTAATGGCCACGCTGCCTGCGGTAGTAAGCGCCTGCGTGGCCGCCAGCCTGATTGTCTTGATCTCTGGCGCGGGCGCGGGGGAGGCGCTGAGCCACTATCCGCTGGTGCGGACGGGGATGAGTTGGGCAGGGGTGCTGTGGCTAAGCTGGATGAGCTGGCAGCTATTTCGTGCTCCGGCGACGGCGCTGGAGGGTGAGGCGCAGCGGCCCTTTAGCGTTCGGGCGGCAGCCATGTTGCAGCTGATTAACCCGAAAACCTGGATGATGGCGCTGGCGGTGGTGAGCCTGTTTGCGCCCCACGGAGCGCATCCGCTGCGGGAGATCGCCGTGATGGCGCTGCTGTTTCTGATTATCTCCCAGCTCTGCCTGACCGTCTGGGCGTTCGGCGGCAGAGCGGTGAACCAAATCTTTCGCACCCCCGCCTCGCTGGTCTGGTTTCAGCGGGCGATGGCGCTCTGTTTACTGCTCTCTGCGTGGGCAGGGTTGCTGATCTAA
- a CDS encoding AraC family transcriptional regulator, with protein MADWLELRQHADTGIETIRAHFEGHAYDPHWHDSYLVGITLTGTQQFHCRRERHRSTPGDAFLLEPGEIHDGDAPVEGGFTYLTFYLDDRWLSGTLRGLYDATPSSYSLHFDQTIARAPQLVNTIAQTFFTLHNDEMRIVQQGMMDGLLSQLTHHCQWRKRLSAQRQSAAIAHRARDYLYAHRGENVGLDDVARETGTDRFTLTRCFKQEFHLSPHAWLIQLRLASARAMLAKGEQPASVAAALGFADQSHLGRWFQRAYRLSPARYRSLCTNLPDATVK; from the coding sequence ATGGCAGACTGGCTGGAGCTGCGGCAGCATGCCGATACCGGCATCGAAACCATCCGTGCACACTTTGAGGGGCACGCCTACGATCCGCACTGGCACGACAGCTACCTGGTGGGTATCACCCTGACCGGCACCCAGCAGTTTCACTGCCGCCGCGAGCGCCATCGCAGCACGCCGGGGGATGCTTTCCTACTGGAGCCGGGCGAGATCCACGACGGCGATGCGCCGGTAGAGGGCGGCTTTACCTACCTGACGTTCTATCTTGATGATCGCTGGCTAAGCGGCACCCTGCGCGGCCTGTACGATGCCACGCCCTCAAGCTACTCGCTGCACTTTGACCAGACCATCGCCCGCGCGCCGCAGCTGGTGAACACCATCGCCCAAACCTTCTTCACCCTGCATAACGATGAGATGCGCATCGTGCAGCAGGGCATGATGGATGGACTACTGAGCCAGTTGACGCACCACTGCCAGTGGCGCAAGCGCCTCTCGGCGCAGCGTCAGAGCGCGGCCATCGCCCACCGGGCGAGGGACTATCTCTATGCTCACCGGGGAGAGAACGTCGGGCTGGACGACGTGGCGCGGGAGACCGGCACCGATCGTTTCACTCTCACGCGCTGCTTTAAGCAGGAGTTCCACCTTTCGCCCCACGCCTGGCTGATCCAGCTCCGACTGGCGAGCGCCCGCGCCATGCTGGCAAAAGGCGAGCAGCCAGCCAGCGTTGCGGCGGCGTTAGGTTTTGCCGATCAGAGCCACCTCGGGCGCTGGTTCCAGCGGGCCTACCGTCTCTCTCCGGCGCGCTACCGCAGCCTGTGCACAAATCTTCCAGACGCGACAGTGAAATAA
- a CDS encoding MFS transporter, with amino-acid sequence MSRDVLKNHHDEYHILTRGERIGYGMGDFAQNLVFGTIGGFLALHMLTVNAIGTATAGFIFLFVRIINVFWDPMVGTYVDKRISAAGKYRPWLLRAGVPLVILSALLFTPIPGIRGSVPFAFIVYLALDLVYSLVNIPYGSLNASLTRDPESIDKLTSTRMMLANTANLLVYTLFPMFVQMASPKDRSLKDTGFFGLELNMGNYTDPSANYAWFGVYSIYMLIGAVALFICYKYTKERVVATAEQTANVKTTDLFLELKYNRPLVILGLFFMLGFTFMFFMNTVNGFFNQFVVGHSEWMGAIGLVASIPGILFPVFWPRLKKIFGKKGFFHLFLAMFIVGELLTYVWSREGMHDALWLAYIATFIKQWGLTSATGFMWALVPEVIAYGELKSGKRNAAIINAIMGLFFKIGFTLGGAIPLWLLAVYGFNETGAQQNANAIDGIIMTAVWIPIVLAFISMIVIQVYPISDKNVTDINRQLDEIRV; translated from the coding sequence ATGAGTAGAGACGTACTAAAAAATCACCATGATGAATACCATATATTAACTCGCGGGGAACGTATTGGTTATGGAATGGGGGATTTTGCGCAAAACCTTGTTTTTGGCACAATAGGCGGCTTTCTTGCTCTGCATATGTTGACCGTCAACGCTATTGGTACAGCAACCGCAGGGTTTATATTTCTTTTCGTCCGCATCATCAATGTCTTTTGGGATCCCATGGTGGGAACCTATGTCGACAAAAGAATTTCAGCAGCCGGGAAATATCGCCCCTGGCTCTTAAGAGCGGGCGTGCCGCTGGTTATTCTCTCCGCTCTGCTTTTTACCCCTATCCCCGGCATCAGAGGGTCGGTTCCCTTTGCTTTTATTGTCTATCTGGCGCTGGATTTAGTGTATTCATTGGTAAACATTCCGTACGGTTCTCTTAATGCCTCACTGACAAGAGATCCTGAATCTATTGATAAACTGACCAGTACAAGAATGATGCTAGCCAACACGGCCAATCTTCTTGTCTACACCCTATTCCCCATGTTTGTTCAAATGGCCTCACCAAAGGATCGCAGCCTCAAGGATACGGGTTTCTTTGGGCTTGAGCTGAACATGGGCAACTATACCGACCCGTCAGCGAATTACGCCTGGTTTGGCGTTTACTCTATCTATATGTTAATCGGCGCGGTAGCACTTTTTATCTGCTATAAGTACACGAAAGAACGTGTCGTCGCGACTGCGGAACAGACTGCCAACGTAAAAACAACCGATCTCTTTCTTGAACTAAAATACAACCGACCGCTGGTTATCCTCGGACTGTTTTTCATGCTGGGCTTTACGTTCATGTTTTTCATGAATACCGTAAATGGCTTTTTCAATCAGTTTGTTGTCGGCCATTCAGAATGGATGGGGGCTATAGGCCTGGTAGCATCAATTCCTGGCATTCTATTCCCTGTATTCTGGCCAAGACTGAAGAAAATTTTTGGCAAAAAAGGGTTCTTCCACCTTTTCCTTGCCATGTTTATCGTGGGTGAATTGTTAACTTACGTCTGGTCACGCGAAGGGATGCACGATGCGCTGTGGCTTGCTTATATCGCCACCTTTATTAAACAGTGGGGTTTAACTTCCGCGACCGGATTCATGTGGGCGCTGGTCCCTGAAGTGATTGCTTATGGCGAACTAAAATCAGGCAAGCGCAACGCCGCCATCATTAATGCGATTATGGGGCTCTTCTTCAAGATTGGCTTTACCCTTGGTGGCGCCATTCCGCTTTGGTTGCTGGCCGTTTATGGTTTTAACGAAACAGGCGCGCAACAAAATGCCAATGCAATCGACGGGATCATTATGACGGCGGTCTGGATCCCCATCGTTTTAGCCTTCATTTCAATGATCGTCATTCAGGTCTATCCCATCTCAGATAAAAATGTCACAGACATCAACCGTCAACTCGATGAGATACGCGTGTAA
- a CDS encoding glycoside hydrolase family 43 protein: protein MSIIQNPILPGFNADPSIIRVEDTYYIASSTFEWFPGVRLHESKDLQHWNLLPSPLSTTTLLDMRGNPASGGIWAPDLSYADGKFWLVYTDVKVTEGAFKDMTNYLSTATDIRGPWTDPIKLNGVGFDASLFHDEDGRKYIVQQTWDHREYHHPFNGITLTELDINTLKLMPETARTLYRGTPVALVEGPHIYKLNGYYYLFAAQGGTVFTHQEVVARSKSLDADSFETQPGEVFLTNVDTPDSYIQKQGHGALVSTPKGEWYYASLCARPWNRAGEPAYDPRGWSTLGRETSIQKVYWDDEGWPRIEGGHGGKTFVEGPVDAIHTESANDHSQHDEFDMPTLDLNWNTLRVPFTEKMGTTGDGKLTLIGQGSLANTHDLSLIARRWQAFYFDAEVKVKFTPFTYQQMAGLTNYYNDRHWSFVFITWNEINGSVIEVAENNRGKYTSHLKDKAIKIPEETEYVWFRTKVRKETYTYEYSLDGTHFTEIPVTLDAAILSDDYVLQSYGGFFTGAFVGLAAVDYSGYAAKAEFYHFDYHELGDALVANGTYSWQASESRFD from the coding sequence ATGTCAATTATTCAAAACCCTATCTTACCTGGATTTAATGCCGATCCGAGTATTATCCGTGTAGAAGACACTTACTATATCGCAAGCTCCACATTCGAGTGGTTTCCTGGCGTTCGTTTACATGAGTCCAAAGATCTGCAGCACTGGAATCTGCTTCCCAGTCCGTTATCTACAACCACGCTGTTAGATATGAGAGGAAACCCTGCATCAGGGGGGATTTGGGCGCCCGACCTCTCTTATGCCGACGGCAAGTTTTGGCTAGTTTATACAGATGTGAAAGTTACAGAGGGTGCCTTTAAAGACATGACCAACTATCTGTCCACCGCCACAGATATTCGTGGCCCATGGACCGATCCGATCAAGCTTAATGGCGTTGGTTTTGACGCTTCACTTTTCCATGACGAAGATGGTCGTAAATATATTGTTCAACAGACCTGGGATCATCGGGAGTATCACCACCCCTTTAATGGCATTACCTTAACCGAGCTTGATATCAATACACTGAAGCTAATGCCAGAAACAGCGCGAACTCTTTATCGTGGCACGCCCGTTGCACTTGTTGAAGGGCCACATATCTACAAACTGAATGGCTATTACTATCTTTTTGCAGCTCAGGGCGGAACCGTTTTCACCCATCAGGAGGTGGTTGCGCGTTCAAAAAGCCTGGACGCCGACAGTTTTGAGACACAGCCAGGAGAGGTTTTCTTAACTAACGTAGACACCCCAGACAGCTACATTCAAAAACAGGGGCACGGTGCGCTGGTTTCCACGCCCAAAGGAGAGTGGTATTACGCCTCGCTCTGCGCTCGCCCATGGAATCGCGCAGGTGAACCGGCCTACGATCCGCGAGGTTGGTCAACCCTGGGCAGGGAAACGTCTATCCAAAAAGTGTATTGGGATGATGAAGGCTGGCCACGAATTGAAGGGGGCCACGGAGGAAAAACCTTTGTTGAGGGACCGGTCGATGCCATTCATACCGAAAGCGCCAACGATCACAGCCAGCATGACGAGTTTGACATGCCGACACTCGATCTCAACTGGAATACGCTTCGTGTTCCATTTACCGAGAAAATGGGCACCACAGGTGACGGAAAATTAACGTTAATAGGTCAAGGTTCTTTAGCGAATACGCATGACCTGTCGCTGATTGCGCGACGTTGGCAAGCTTTCTATTTTGATGCTGAGGTTAAGGTAAAATTTACCCCGTTTACTTATCAACAAATGGCGGGATTAACAAACTACTATAACGATCGTCACTGGAGCTTTGTTTTCATTACCTGGAATGAAATTAATGGCTCAGTAATCGAAGTAGCCGAAAACAACCGGGGCAAATACACCTCGCACCTGAAAGATAAAGCCATCAAGATCCCAGAAGAGACCGAGTACGTCTGGTTCCGCACCAAGGTTCGCAAGGAAACGTATACTTATGAATACAGTCTGGATGGAACACACTTTACTGAAATTCCTGTCACGCTGGATGCTGCAATTCTTTCAGATGATTATGTCCTGCAAAGCTACGGCGGGTTCTTTACCGGGGCATTCGTTGGCCTTGCGGCCGTGGACTACTCGGGTTACGCAGCCAAAGCCGAGTTTTATCATTTCGATTACCACGAGCTTGGTGACGCTCTCGTAGCCAATGGCACCTACAGCTGGCAAGCCAGTGAATCACGCTTTGATTAG
- a CDS encoding type 1 glutamine amidotransferase domain-containing protein, whose translation MKVLMVLTSHDTLGNTGRKTGFWLEELAAPYYAFKDAGAEIVLASPKGGKPPLDPKSNEPDSQTEFTHRFEADAEAMAQLATTVRLDSVSQADFDTVFYPGGHGPLWDLAEDKHSIALIESFIAAGKHVAFVCHAPGVLRHVKTPEGKPLVEGRKVTGFTNTEEEAVGLTDVVPFLVEDELIAKGGIYSKGGDWSSYVVTDGLLITGQNPTSSAATAEQLLKQLSA comes from the coding sequence ATGAAAGTATTAATGGTCCTGACCTCTCACGACACCTTGGGCAACACCGGTCGTAAAACGGGTTTCTGGTTAGAAGAGTTGGCTGCTCCTTATTACGCCTTTAAAGATGCTGGTGCAGAAATCGTGCTGGCCTCGCCAAAAGGCGGTAAGCCGCCGCTGGATCCGAAAAGCAATGAGCCAGACTCGCAAACTGAATTTACGCATCGCTTTGAAGCTGATGCTGAAGCTATGGCTCAGCTAGCGACGACCGTCCGCCTGGACAGCGTATCGCAGGCCGATTTCGACACGGTGTTCTATCCGGGCGGACATGGTCCGCTGTGGGATCTGGCTGAGGATAAGCACTCTATTGCGCTGATCGAATCCTTCATCGCTGCCGGCAAGCATGTTGCATTTGTCTGCCATGCCCCGGGCGTCCTGCGCCACGTTAAAACACCTGAAGGCAAACCGCTGGTCGAGGGACGCAAGGTCACCGGTTTCACGAATACAGAAGAGGAGGCGGTAGGCCTGACTGACGTGGTGCCTTTCCTGGTTGAGGACGAGCTGATTGCGAAAGGGGGGATCTATTCTAAAGGCGGGGATTGGAGTTCTTATGTAGTAACTGACGGCCTGTTGATTACCGGTCAGAACCCGACCTCATCGGCAGCAACCGCTGAGCAGTTGCTGAAACAGCTGTCCGCATAG
- a CDS encoding oxidoreductase, whose amino-acid sequence MSEHPRIALIGPGAIGTTIAAALHEVGRTPLLCGRTAHPQLTLRHEEGEIIVPGPVLSDPAAVSHPFDIVFVAVKVTQVADCAGWLATLCDKNTTVCALQNGVEQKTQLAPLVNGAEVLPSIVWFPAQREPDASVWLRATPRLTLPDVPKAKAVAEALSGTRCTVELSSDFISLAWRKLLQNAVAGLMVLANRRAGMFSRPDITDLALAYLQEGLTVARAEGATLSDSVPQEIVDGFHRAPADLGTSILADRQANRPLEWDIRNGVIQRYGQAQGIPTPISNVLVPLLAAGSEGPG is encoded by the coding sequence ATGTCTGAGCATCCAAGGATTGCGCTTATCGGCCCAGGTGCAATCGGTACGACTATCGCTGCCGCGCTGCATGAAGTTGGCCGCACGCCTCTGCTTTGCGGGCGCACCGCTCACCCGCAGTTAACGCTGCGCCACGAGGAGGGCGAAATTATCGTGCCCGGCCCGGTACTGAGCGATCCGGCGGCGGTTTCTCATCCGTTCGACATCGTCTTCGTGGCGGTGAAAGTAACGCAGGTCGCTGACTGCGCGGGCTGGTTGGCAACGCTGTGCGATAAAAACACCACTGTGTGTGCCCTGCAAAACGGCGTTGAGCAGAAAACTCAGCTTGCCCCCTTGGTTAACGGTGCCGAAGTGCTACCGTCGATTGTATGGTTCCCCGCGCAGCGAGAGCCAGACGCCTCTGTCTGGTTACGCGCCACGCCGCGGCTCACCCTGCCGGATGTACCCAAGGCAAAAGCGGTGGCGGAGGCGCTCAGCGGTACACGCTGTACAGTGGAGCTCTCGTCCGACTTTATCTCTCTCGCCTGGCGCAAGCTGCTGCAAAACGCAGTCGCAGGCCTTATGGTTCTCGCCAATCGCCGCGCAGGGATGTTCTCACGCCCGGATATCACCGACCTGGCCCTGGCCTATCTGCAAGAGGGGCTAACCGTCGCCCGCGCGGAAGGTGCGACACTGAGCGACAGCGTGCCCCAGGAGATTGTGGACGGTTTCCACCGTGCCCCGGCGGATCTCGGCACCTCGATTCTCGCCGACCGCCAGGCTAACCGCCCGCTGGAGTGGGATATCCGCAACGGCGTGATACAGCGTTATGGCCAGGCACAGGGTATTCCTACGCCCATCAGCAATGTGCTGGTCCCGCTTCTGGCAGCAGGAAGCGAGGGGCCGGGTTGA
- a CDS encoding LLM class flavin-dependent oxidoreductase, whose translation MKKIGFLSFGHWTPSPQSGTRSAADALLQSIDLAVAAEELGADGAYFRVHHFARQLASPFPLLAAVGARTKRIEIGTGVIDMRYENPLYMAEDAGAADLISGGRLQLGISRGSPEQVIEGWRYFGYAPSEGENESDMARRHTEVLLDVLRGEGFAKPNPQPMFPNPPGLLRLEPHSEGLRDRIWWGAGSNATAVWAAKLGMNLQSSTLKDDETGEPFHIQQAKQIRAYRDAWAEAGHTRTPRVSVSRSIFALMDERDRMYFGSSRSESDSIGFLDEKTRAIFGRSYAAEPDKLIEQLKQDEAIAEADTLLLTVPNQLGVDYNAHVIESILKHVAPAMGWRD comes from the coding sequence ATGAAAAAGATCGGATTTTTGTCATTTGGTCACTGGACGCCGTCGCCGCAGTCTGGAACCCGTTCGGCCGCTGACGCGCTGCTGCAATCCATCGATCTGGCCGTTGCCGCGGAAGAGCTCGGCGCGGATGGCGCCTATTTCAGGGTGCACCACTTTGCCCGCCAGCTTGCCTCTCCTTTCCCACTGCTGGCAGCCGTGGGCGCGCGAACCAAGCGGATTGAGATCGGTACCGGCGTGATCGACATGCGCTATGAGAATCCGCTCTATATGGCGGAGGATGCCGGTGCGGCAGATTTGATCTCCGGTGGCCGTTTGCAACTGGGCATTAGCCGTGGCTCTCCGGAGCAGGTGATCGAGGGCTGGCGCTACTTTGGTTACGCGCCTTCCGAAGGGGAAAACGAGTCAGATATGGCGCGTCGTCACACCGAGGTGCTGCTGGACGTGCTGCGTGGTGAAGGCTTTGCCAAACCCAATCCACAGCCGATGTTCCCAAACCCGCCGGGCCTGCTGCGCCTTGAACCGCACTCCGAGGGGCTGCGGGATCGTATCTGGTGGGGGGCTGGCTCGAATGCTACCGCGGTATGGGCTGCCAAACTGGGGATGAACCTGCAAAGCTCAACGCTGAAGGATGATGAGACGGGCGAGCCGTTCCATATTCAACAGGCCAAACAGATCCGGGCCTATCGCGACGCCTGGGCGGAAGCGGGCCATACCCGTACGCCACGCGTCTCGGTCAGCCGCAGCATTTTTGCCTTGATGGACGAACGTGACCGGATGTACTTCGGTTCAAGCCGTAGCGAAAGCGATAGCATTGGCTTCCTCGATGAGAAAACCCGGGCCATCTTCGGGCGCAGCTATGCCGCAGAGCCTGACAAGCTGATCGAGCAGCTGAAGCAGGACGAAGCGATCGCCGAAGCGGATACCCTGCTGCTGACCGTGCCGAACCAGCTGGGCGTGGATTATAACGCTCACGTTATCGAGTCCATCCTGAAACATGTGGCTCCGGCGATGGGCTGGCGCGATTAA
- a CDS encoding DUF2543 family protein, translating to MSSETPLKYYDIADEYATEAAKPVDESERDALARYFELLITRLMNNEEISEEAQREMALESSIDAERIDEIAEFLNRWGNE from the coding sequence ATGAGTAGTGAAACACCCCTGAAATATTATGACATTGCGGATGAGTATGCGACGGAAGCCGCCAAACCCGTAGACGAGTCCGAGCGTGACGCGCTGGCGCGCTATTTCGAACTGTTGATCACCCGCTTAATGAATAATGAAGAGATCAGCGAAGAGGCGCAGCGCGAGATGGCCCTTGAGTCGAGCATTGATGCAGAACGTATCGATGAGATCGCAGAGTTCCTCAATCGATGGGGTAATGAATAG
- a CDS encoding cold shock domain-containing protein, translating into MAMNGTITTWFKDKGFGFIKDENGDNRYFHVIKVANPELIKKDAAVTFEPTTNNKGLSAYAVKVAPESKYIYIAGERIKLTSIKSYVVYSEEVPADAGIDKENPVLSVGILMNSIRPKSNVKPGEMRSLKKLAITTFQGTTLIFSADEIDIDATVKMLKV; encoded by the coding sequence ATGGCGATGAACGGAACAATCACAACGTGGTTTAAAGATAAAGGTTTTGGATTTATCAAAGATGAGAACGGGGATAACCGTTATTTTCATGTGATTAAGGTCGCCAACCCTGAGCTGATCAAAAAAGATGCGGCAGTCACCTTCGAGCCCACCACCAATAACAAGGGTCTGTCGGCGTACGCGGTGAAGGTTGCCCCGGAAAGCAAATATATCTATATCGCGGGCGAGCGCATCAAGCTCACCTCGATCAAGTCTTACGTGGTTTACAGCGAAGAAGTTCCTGCTGATGCCGGTATTGATAAAGAGAATCCGGTGCTGTCGGTAGGTATCCTGATGAACAGCATCCGACCGAAGTCCAACGTCAAGCCGGGCGAAATGCGCTCGCTGAAAAAGCTGGCGATCACCACCTTCCAGGGCACCACGCTTATCTTCTCGGCAGATGAGATAGACATCGATGCCACGGTAAAAATGCTTAAGGTCTGA